From the genome of Flavobacterium luteolum, one region includes:
- a CDS encoding hybrid sensor histidine kinase/response regulator transcription factor, with protein MHLNKKKYQCALLFLFLSKLACYAQQNYNFSHYLVEDGLPHNIINYIIQDKKGFIWFATTNGLSKYNGYRFKNYKTEATDKVLMKNNRIDWITEDASGKIWMRTLSNKNKVYCFDPAVNEFWGAELIPEVVKNNIEITQILPQKSGLVWLITKNNGCIAITSNSYSYEIFSKDNGKLNSNKVITVFEDRSKNSWILTDRGIMQLKANKLQASPKSLLDTNEQTKAFYTALELEDEIWFGGADSNLLQYTKGTQNYRTHQLGLKGEIIILKKIDNTTVAAITEQADFCLINIFTGQTSKFKSSDIANLEQKKINVIRLTQDLLWFTNNDEAGIYAVNIKNKKITYFPAGADETGLTQFSVKAAALTNAKGEIWVQPNNGSFSKYDPSANRLIPFETTAYFPKGNFSNKFHIAYFDRQGNLWYNTQTSGIIKVTFSQNNFKALKIENPQIKLGIKDVRAVFQDKNENIWVANKQNQLILFDKNFKKLGCISPDGQLVPQSVWKKPIYSIIQDKESVIWIGTRGDGLYKFSPKTQDYSYQVQHFKNIENNPNSLSNDNIYTIFEDQCKRLWVGTLTGLNLIRKKGNTLDFINQNGRLKNTLLEKHLHIRCIKQDKQGILYIGSTTGLLVLDGKKRFPELISSIKVYEKTQQETTCLKSNDVIDFCMPKSGEAFIATADGGISKVLTRDAKGYPKDFKHYTQKEGLPSNNILSLLEDNDQNLWITTDYILTRFNPRAELFEVYSEVKPILTFNNFTEATRIKLQSGELLFGYAEGLLHFFPNSIKSNNNIPTLALTDFQVYNQNNNAPFNLSYSIDSNPVIELKHNQNFFNIEFAALDYINPENIKYAYKLEGFDENWNYTNDQHAAFYTNVPKGNYIFKVKSTNSQGNWVANERQINITVLPAIWNTWIAYIIYCMLVLGIILGINYVVLTMYRLKTNTQMEKDMFEMKNKFFIDISHELRTPLTLITGPVDYLINDSGTSEVVKKQLTYVSQNTNRLQRLVNQILDFRKIQDQKLQISEINLAVFANDIFNNFLETAQERNITYLFEVEGDDFRLWADKNALEKILMNLLSNAFKYTPDGKSITLKIVRISNELQLQVIDSGLGIKEDFQSRIFNRFSSYNTNVNNPSTGIGLSMVKELVEQHHAEITFSSTANEGSTFSLSFKTGHDHFNEDVEIINEEPAAVTEIAIDKNSIQQTTEKVRVLVVEDDLNLRTFIKNILEEDYEVIEAEDGEEGYQKIIENTPDFVISDIMMPKLSGVDLLKKIRNNIETSHVPVVLLTAKTTIESQLEGMNYGADDYITKPFSVSYLKARIINLLEQRKRLQSIFENYDKNTYKEETHPKENYEPKPHLVSDKDEEIMRKIMDCIEENIDNNEFSVEILGSTVGLNRTTLYYKIKSLTGYSPVEFIRDIRIKRAAQLLSDSQLLIKEIADMTGFSDMKYFTKSFKNKYGDTPTEYRQKHKS; from the coding sequence ATGCATTTAAACAAAAAAAAATACCAATGCGCCTTACTTTTTTTATTTCTCAGCAAGCTTGCCTGTTATGCACAACAGAACTACAATTTTAGCCACTATTTGGTTGAGGATGGACTTCCTCATAATATCATTAATTATATCATTCAGGATAAAAAAGGATTTATATGGTTTGCTACCACTAACGGCTTAAGCAAATACAACGGATATCGCTTTAAAAATTATAAAACAGAAGCTACGGATAAAGTTTTGATGAAAAACAATCGTATCGACTGGATTACAGAAGATGCATCCGGCAAAATCTGGATGCGTACTTTGTCCAACAAAAACAAAGTCTATTGTTTTGATCCTGCTGTAAATGAATTTTGGGGAGCAGAATTAATACCGGAGGTGGTAAAAAACAATATAGAAATTACCCAGATACTTCCTCAAAAATCGGGCTTAGTGTGGCTTATTACAAAAAATAACGGTTGTATCGCCATTACCAGCAATAGTTACTCCTATGAAATCTTCAGTAAAGATAATGGTAAGTTAAACAGTAATAAAGTCATAACTGTTTTTGAAGACCGTTCTAAAAACAGCTGGATTTTAACTGATCGAGGCATTATGCAGTTAAAAGCGAATAAGTTGCAAGCTAGTCCAAAATCGCTTTTAGACACAAATGAACAAACAAAAGCATTTTACACTGCACTGGAACTTGAAGATGAAATCTGGTTTGGAGGAGCCGACAGCAATTTACTGCAATACACAAAAGGTACGCAAAATTACAGAACACATCAATTAGGCTTAAAAGGTGAAATCATTATTTTAAAAAAAATAGATAACACTACAGTTGCAGCGATAACAGAGCAAGCCGATTTTTGTTTAATAAACATTTTTACCGGACAAACATCTAAATTTAAAAGTTCTGATATAGCCAATCTCGAACAAAAGAAAATAAATGTTATAAGACTGACACAAGATCTGTTATGGTTTACCAATAATGATGAAGCCGGTATCTATGCTGTTAATATAAAAAATAAAAAAATAACCTATTTTCCGGCAGGCGCTGATGAAACTGGCTTAACTCAGTTTTCAGTAAAAGCTGCAGCACTAACCAATGCGAAAGGAGAAATCTGGGTTCAGCCTAATAATGGCAGTTTTTCAAAATATGATCCTTCTGCCAATCGTTTAATTCCGTTTGAAACTACAGCTTATTTCCCGAAAGGAAATTTCAGTAATAAATTTCATATTGCCTATTTTGACAGACAGGGTAATTTATGGTATAATACACAGACATCCGGAATTATAAAAGTTACTTTCAGCCAGAATAATTTTAAGGCTTTAAAAATTGAAAATCCTCAAATAAAATTAGGTATCAAAGATGTACGTGCCGTATTTCAGGATAAAAACGAAAACATTTGGGTTGCCAATAAACAAAACCAACTTATTCTTTTTGACAAAAACTTTAAAAAACTTGGATGCATATCACCAGATGGTCAATTAGTTCCTCAGTCTGTCTGGAAAAAACCAATTTACAGTATTATTCAGGACAAAGAATCTGTAATATGGATCGGAACACGAGGAGATGGACTCTATAAGTTTAGTCCTAAAACGCAAGACTACAGCTATCAGGTACAACACTTTAAAAACATAGAAAACAACCCGAACAGTTTAAGCAATGATAACATTTATACCATTTTTGAAGATCAGTGTAAACGTTTATGGGTTGGGACTTTAACCGGATTAAACTTAATTCGGAAAAAAGGAAATACTTTAGATTTTATCAATCAAAACGGGCGATTAAAAAATACTCTTCTTGAAAAGCATTTACACATACGATGCATTAAACAGGATAAACAAGGAATATTATATATTGGTTCTACTACCGGATTGTTGGTATTAGATGGAAAAAAAAGATTTCCTGAACTAATTTCCTCTATAAAAGTTTATGAAAAAACGCAGCAGGAAACGACCTGTTTAAAAAGTAATGATGTCATTGATTTCTGTATGCCTAAAAGTGGCGAGGCTTTTATAGCAACAGCCGATGGCGGAATCAGTAAAGTACTTACAAGAGATGCAAAAGGATATCCGAAAGATTTTAAACATTATACACAAAAAGAAGGTCTTCCTTCAAATAATATTTTGTCTTTGTTAGAAGATAATGATCAAAATTTATGGATCACAACCGACTATATTTTAACACGTTTTAATCCGCGGGCAGAACTCTTTGAAGTATATTCTGAAGTGAAACCTATTTTAACCTTTAATAATTTTACAGAGGCAACAAGAATTAAATTACAAAGCGGCGAATTGCTGTTTGGTTATGCGGAAGGATTATTACATTTTTTTCCAAATAGCATAAAATCGAACAACAACATACCTACTTTGGCATTAACTGATTTTCAGGTTTACAATCAGAATAATAATGCTCCTTTTAATTTATCATATTCTATAGACAGTAATCCGGTAATAGAGTTAAAACATAATCAGAACTTTTTTAATATAGAATTTGCTGCACTGGATTATATTAATCCCGAAAACATTAAATATGCTTATAAACTGGAAGGTTTTGACGAAAATTGGAATTATACCAATGATCAGCATGCTGCCTTTTATACCAACGTTCCAAAAGGAAATTACATTTTCAAGGTAAAATCGACCAACAGCCAAGGAAACTGGGTCGCTAATGAACGACAAATAAACATCACCGTTTTACCGGCAATATGGAATACCTGGATTGCCTACATTATCTACTGTATGTTAGTCCTGGGTATTATTCTGGGAATTAATTATGTAGTATTAACCATGTATCGACTGAAAACCAATACACAAATGGAAAAGGATATGTTTGAAATGAAAAATAAATTTTTCATTGATATCTCACATGAACTACGAACTCCTCTTACGTTGATTACTGGTCCTGTTGATTATCTTATTAATGATTCCGGAACTTCTGAAGTAGTAAAGAAACAATTAACTTATGTGTCTCAAAATACCAATAGACTGCAGCGTTTGGTAAATCAAATACTGGATTTTAGAAAAATACAGGATCAAAAACTTCAGATCTCAGAAATCAACCTAGCTGTGTTTGCCAATGATATATTTAATAATTTCCTGGAAACAGCACAAGAACGAAATATAACTTATCTGTTTGAAGTCGAAGGAGACGATTTTCGTTTGTGGGCTGATAAAAATGCCTTGGAAAAGATTTTAATGAATTTGTTGTCTAATGCTTTTAAATATACTCCCGACGGAAAATCTATAACTCTAAAAATAGTACGAATATCCAATGAGCTTCAGCTACAGGTTATCGACTCGGGCTTGGGGATAAAAGAGGATTTTCAAAGTCGTATTTTCAATCGGTTTTCGTCTTATAACACTAACGTCAATAATCCAAGTACCGGAATCGGACTTTCTATGGTTAAAGAACTGGTAGAGCAGCATCATGCCGAAATTACTTTTAGCAGTACAGCCAATGAGGGAAGCACTTTCTCCCTGAGCTTTAAAACGGGCCATGACCATTTTAATGAAGATGTAGAAATTATTAATGAAGAGCCCGCAGCTGTAACTGAAATTGCAATAGACAAAAATTCCATACAGCAGACAACTGAAAAAGTCAGAGTATTGGTGGTTGAAGATGATTTGAATTTACGCACCTTCATTAAAAATATACTGGAAGAAGATTATGAAGTAATTGAAGCGGAAGACGGTGAAGAAGGCTATCAAAAAATAATCGAAAATACGCCTGATTTTGTAATTAGTGATATTATGATGCCAAAACTCAGCGGAGTAGATTTATTAAAGAAAATTAGAAATAACATAGAAACCAGTCACGTTCCTGTTGTGTTATTAACGGCAAAAACAACAATCGAAAGTCAGTTGGAGGGAATGAATTATGGTGCGGATGATTATATCACTAAACCTTTTAGTGTAAGTTATCTGAAAGCCCGTATTATAAATTTACTGGAACAACGTAAACGTCTGCAAAGCATTTTTGAAAATTACGATAAGAATACTTATAAAGAAGAAACACATCCGAAAGAAAACTATGAACCAAAACCGCATTTAGTAAGCGATAAGGATGAAGAAATAATGCGAAAAATTATGGATTGTATCGAAGAAAATATTGATAATAA
- a CDS encoding response regulator, with the protein MPLNILIVDDHPMTVDSYINLLSEDFFEISKPHFIKCYNCEDAYKKITLLSMQNVKIDFAIVDVNLPPYNKYNISNGLDLSTLIRKTHLECKILILTMRTEAFLVDKIIKRIKPEGFVSKSEINFELFPLLCKKIISGEIFYSSEIMKSHKELLKENIKWDEHDTQILILLSQGVKTIKLTDHIPLSMSAIEKRKANIKSQLLMGKGSDADLIRKAKKMGFL; encoded by the coding sequence GTGCCACTTAATATTTTAATTGTAGACGATCATCCAATGACAGTGGATAGTTATATTAATCTACTATCGGAGGATTTTTTTGAAATATCCAAACCACATTTTATAAAATGCTATAATTGTGAAGATGCATATAAAAAGATCACGCTTCTCTCTATGCAAAATGTGAAAATAGATTTTGCAATAGTTGACGTAAACCTGCCCCCTTACAATAAATATAATATTTCTAATGGATTAGATTTGTCGACATTAATTCGAAAAACTCATCTAGAGTGCAAAATATTAATCCTAACAATGCGTACGGAAGCTTTTTTAGTGGATAAAATCATAAAAAGAATAAAACCTGAAGGATTTGTTTCAAAAAGCGAAATTAATTTTGAACTATTTCCGTTATTGTGCAAAAAAATCATTTCTGGAGAAATATTTTACAGTAGTGAAATAATGAAGTCACATAAAGAATTATTAAAAGAGAACATCAAGTGGGATGAGCATGACACTCAAATTTTAATTCTTTTATCTCAAGGGGTCAAAACTATAAAGCTTACAGACCATATACCATTGTCGATGAGCGCTATAGAAAAGAGGAAAGCCAATATAAAAAGTCAATTATTAATGGGTAAAGGAAGTGATGCCGATTTAATAAGAAAGGCAAAAAAAATGGGTTTCTTGTAA
- the istA gene encoding IS21 family transposase — protein MANNKLDMNKIRKVIKLHCNGKSKLFISRYLSLSRNTVKKYISLFEVLGLSLETVNNKTDTELDELFSQGPTEVVSSRIEDLYAYFPQMERELKKVGITIQTMWERYIETYPDGLRVTQFRNRFRDWSNKVNPVMHMNHKAGDKMYVDYAGKTLSFIDKSTSEVQEVQFFVAILGASQYTYAEASMSQQKEDFVASVENAMRFFQGTPAAIVPDNLKSAVVRTSRFEPTINETLADLAEHYETTILPARAYRPRDKSLVEGAVKILYRRIYANLKDSKYFSIEELNQEIWNLLDAHNNKKLTGRPYSRFELFMEDERHELQPLPLERFEIKYQSLATVMQNGHVQLSQDKNYYSVPYQYLKKKVKLLYTSSTVEIYFKYNRIATHIRNPKPYIYTTNPEHMASTHQFVAQWNALRFIEWANSIDPAVGEYIMQIIESRNHPEQAYKSCLGILSFEKKVGAERLANACKRALDFKIYNFKTIQNILENSLDKIPMEHEKEEDQDLPDHGNIRGKNYYN, from the coding sequence ATGGCAAATAACAAACTAGACATGAACAAAATCAGAAAAGTCATTAAGTTGCACTGCAACGGCAAAAGCAAGCTGTTTATAAGCCGATATTTATCTCTATCCAGAAATACTGTAAAAAAATACATCTCTTTATTTGAAGTGCTTGGATTAAGCCTGGAAACCGTAAACAATAAAACTGACACTGAATTGGACGAACTGTTTTCTCAGGGTCCGACAGAAGTTGTTTCCTCAAGAATAGAAGATCTGTATGCTTATTTTCCTCAGATGGAACGGGAATTAAAAAAAGTGGGGATCACCATACAGACCATGTGGGAAAGGTATATTGAAACCTATCCCGATGGTCTTCGAGTAACGCAGTTCAGGAACCGCTTCAGAGACTGGAGCAACAAGGTAAACCCTGTGATGCATATGAATCATAAGGCTGGCGATAAAATGTATGTGGATTATGCTGGAAAGACACTCTCATTTATAGACAAAAGTACGTCTGAGGTTCAGGAAGTACAGTTTTTTGTTGCCATACTCGGTGCCAGCCAGTATACTTACGCAGAAGCGTCAATGAGCCAGCAGAAGGAAGATTTTGTAGCTTCGGTAGAAAATGCAATGCGTTTTTTTCAAGGAACGCCTGCCGCAATTGTACCTGACAACTTAAAATCTGCCGTAGTCAGAACCAGCCGCTTCGAACCCACCATTAATGAAACTCTTGCAGATTTAGCTGAACATTATGAAACCACTATTCTGCCCGCACGAGCCTACAGGCCCAGAGACAAATCTTTAGTTGAAGGAGCAGTCAAGATACTTTACAGAAGAATTTATGCAAATCTGAAAGACTCTAAATACTTCAGCATAGAAGAACTGAACCAGGAAATATGGAATCTGCTCGATGCACATAACAACAAGAAACTTACTGGAAGACCATACTCTCGTTTTGAACTCTTTATGGAAGATGAAAGACATGAACTGCAGCCTCTTCCTCTGGAACGCTTTGAGATTAAATACCAGTCTCTGGCAACAGTAATGCAGAACGGGCACGTCCAGTTAAGCCAGGATAAAAACTACTACAGCGTGCCCTATCAATATTTAAAGAAAAAAGTAAAGCTGCTCTACACAAGCTCTACTGTTGAAATATACTTCAAATACAACCGTATAGCCACACACATCAGAAATCCAAAGCCCTACATCTATACCACAAATCCAGAACATATGGCAAGCACACATCAGTTTGTAGCACAGTGGAATGCCTTAAGGTTTATTGAATGGGCCAACAGCATTGATCCGGCAGTAGGAGAATATATTATGCAGATAATAGAAAGCAGGAACCACCCCGAGCAGGCCTATAAAAGCTGTCTAGGTATATTATCTTTTGAGAAGAAAGTAGGTGCAGAAAGATTAGCAAATGCCTGCAAACGTGCTCTGGACTTTAAGATTTATAATTTTAAAACCATACAGAACATCTTAGAAAACAGTCTGGATAAGATACCTATGGAACACGAAAAGGAAGAAGATCAGGATCTTCCCGACCACGGCAATATCAGAGGAAAAAATTATTATAACTAA
- the istB gene encoding IS21-like element helper ATPase IstB, whose product MNESTVAKMKQMKLHGMHNAFMTAIESGKTDHYTIDQFMSMIIDAEWDERHNRRIERSIANARFHYKSNIESINFDQSRNIDRNLILRLAECSFVEKNENILITGSTGVGKSFLGTALGYQACIEGYKVSYFNTAKLFAKLKMAKADGTYLRELMKIQRQDVIILDDFGLQALDSQNRITLLEIIEDRHNNGSIIVTSQIPVQGWYDIIGEKTIADAILDRLIHQAHRVELHGESMRKKKSIIKE is encoded by the coding sequence ATGAATGAATCTACTGTAGCAAAAATGAAACAGATGAAGCTTCATGGAATGCATAACGCCTTCATGACAGCTATCGAGAGCGGTAAAACCGATCATTATACCATTGACCAGTTTATGTCAATGATAATAGATGCCGAATGGGATGAACGCCACAACAGGCGTATTGAACGCAGTATTGCCAATGCACGCTTCCATTACAAATCAAATATTGAAAGCATCAATTTTGACCAGTCCCGGAACATTGACAGAAATCTTATACTCCGGCTTGCAGAATGCAGTTTTGTAGAAAAGAATGAAAATATACTAATCACAGGAAGCACAGGGGTTGGTAAAAGTTTTTTAGGAACAGCACTTGGTTATCAGGCCTGTATCGAAGGGTATAAAGTAAGTTATTTTAATACTGCAAAATTATTTGCAAAGCTGAAAATGGCCAAGGCAGATGGTACATACCTAAGAGAACTGATGAAAATACAAAGGCAGGATGTTATCATACTAGATGACTTTGGACTCCAGGCATTGGACAGCCAGAACAGAATCACACTTTTAGAGATCATCGAGGACAGGCACAACAATGGTTCTATTATAGTAACCTCGCAGATCCCCGTTCAGGGATGGTATGACATAATCGGCGAGAAAACCATAGCAGATGCAATCCTTGACAGATTAATACACCAGGCCCACAGGGTTGAGCTGCATGGGGAATCAATGAGAAAGAAAAAAAGCATAATCAAGGAATAA
- a CDS encoding restriction endonuclease subunit S — MSHNWKTYKLSDALEIKYGKDHKKIQDGNIPIYGTGGIMRYGNQYLYNRETILIPRKGSLNNIFYLNEPFWSVDTIFWSKINEKVSFPKYLFYNLKVLDFASMDVGSAIPSLTTELLKKIEINLPSLQEQKSIASILSALDDKIENNLAINKTLEEMAIALYKNWFVDFSPFQDGQFIESELGMIPEGFKVKKLGDFVKHKKGYAFKSQWYQETGQIIVRVSDTTENSIDFKSCHRIPHELAINYEDYLLKTNDVVIATVGSWPPNYSSVVGKVIRV; from the coding sequence ATGTCACACAACTGGAAAACATATAAACTCTCAGATGCTTTAGAAATAAAGTATGGTAAAGATCATAAAAAAATTCAGGATGGAAACATACCAATTTATGGAACTGGTGGTATTATGCGCTATGGAAATCAATACTTATATAATAGAGAAACAATATTAATTCCAAGAAAAGGTTCTTTAAATAATATATTTTACTTAAATGAACCTTTTTGGTCAGTTGATACAATTTTTTGGTCAAAAATAAATGAGAAGGTTAGCTTCCCAAAATACTTATTTTATAATTTAAAAGTACTTGATTTTGCTTCAATGGATGTCGGTTCTGCAATTCCAAGTTTGACAACTGAACTTTTAAAAAAAATCGAAATAAATCTTCCGTCTCTCCAAGAACAAAAAAGTATAGCCTCAATACTATCAGCTTTAGATGACAAAATCGAAAACAACCTTGCCATAAACAAAACACTTGAGGAAATGGCAATAGCATTGTATAAGAATTGGTTTGTAGATTTTAGCCCATTTCAGGATGGACAATTTATAGAAAGTGAATTAGGAATGATTCCTGAAGGTTTTAAAGTGAAAAAACTCGGCGATTTTGTAAAACATAAAAAAGGATATGCTTTTAAATCACAATGGTATCAAGAAACTGGACAAATAATTGTTAGGGTTAGTGATACTACCGAAAATTCTATAGATTTTAAATCTTGTCATAGAATACCTCATGAACTAGCCATTAATTATGAGGACTATTTATTGAAAACAAATGATGTCGTAATTGCAACAGTAGGTTCATGGCCACCAAACTATTCTTCAGTTGTTGGTAAAGTTATTAGAGTGTAA